CTTCAGCCTTTGTTTTGCGATGGTAAagtattttgtgattttaaaatggttagTGACATGACATAGACAGTCTTTTCTGTGCCAGTAGTTTGCCTCCCTTTTTGTTCGCCCGTACATTCTTTCAATGTTAACTCATTACAGCTTATCCTTTTTAGTCTGTAATTGGCGCTGATGTAACCACCTTTTGGTGTTTGGGGTTCTCCCCTGATTTGATATATCAATGAAACGTTTgtttacaaaagaaagaaaaaatttcgattttttcttaataaaagtGTGgttattcattaaataagaataaatgTTTATGTCATGTAGcatgaaattttcttgttcATTGCATGTTTCAGACCACTATTAAGATAAATCAGTAGCCTCCCATCACTTTTTTCACTCTTTGTATTAGCTCTTTTGTGCCTTGCCATATCTTAGCAAGTTTGGCATGTTGTATAGGTGAAGGATGTTAGATGGGATCCAGAACTTGGGGGTCAGAATATGGAACTTCGACTTGTTGAATATTTTGCTGACGAGTTCAATAAACAAGTTGGGGATGGTGTGGATGTAAGAAACTATCCCAAGGCGATGgcaaaattgaagaaacagGTGAAAAGAactaaagaaattttgagtGCAAATACAGCTGCTCCAATATCAGTTGAATCTCTCTATGATGATCGGGATTTTAGGTCAGTAGAGTTCTTCATAAGGAatctttacatatatattggGCAATTTTAATGCTGTATATTCTAATGCCATAGTATAGCTTGATTTGTGGTATCATAGTTGATCATCTAAAATCTGTAGAGAAAAAGGACACTTTGGAAGAAAGTGTGAATTGCTTTGGTCTTCTGTTTTGAAGGTTTCTAGACTGCTGAAAGTTTTGTGTAAACTCACGAGCAACaatttttattgtctttagGTTTCTTTTACATCATAGTCGTCCCTCTTTCTTATTTACcaattattcatttcattcttACAGTGCATCCCCAACTTGCTATCATGTCCTTGGCACTAGGATTTATGGATTACGGTTACTTTCTTCTGAGTTTCCTGGTAACCTGTTTTCTATTTCAGGAGCACCATAACACGGGAGAAGTTTGAAGAGTTGTGTGGGGATTTGTGGGAGAAATCTCTTTTACCTGTAAAAGAACTGTTAAAGCATTCAGGTTTGAAGATGGCCGATATATATGCCGTGGAGTTGATTGGAGGTGCTACACGCGTACCAAAATTGCAGGTTCGAAGTCAACTGTCTTCCTCTATAATTCAAACATTGTGTTTTGTAGTAGTTGTAGCTTTTATTCCAGTGTTTGCTTTTCATTATCATCTTGCAACCTTCCAGTGTGATGGATTTCTCAATTCTCACCCTCTACATGCTGCTGCTTTGTCGTTGTAAAGTTCTAAAAGGAACAGAACTGCGATTTATCTTTATGAAATTCTCATGTTTCCTTGCTAGATATATTTTCAGCTGAAAATTGGAACCTCTATATGCTGTGTTTGCTCAACATTTGAAGCcaatggaaggaaaaaaatgacactattcctttttttaaaagggaCAAGGAAAAAACGCTGAATGAAAAggatacaaatacaaaacctTGAAAAGTGAATGAAATCACCCGTGTTAATccaaatgtaatttttaaatcatagaTAAAGCTTTATGCTTAATGAAATTTTGACTTGGGATGCATTTAGTTCTATGTTCCCCTCTAGACTAGAAATTGGCTTTTTCATAATCATAGATAGTTTGGTTTTAGTCAGCTAactctaatttaatttcttcgACTGTGTCTTTACAATTTTCTGCTAAAGTGAGAacaattcctttttttcccttctgaCAGGCAAAACTCCAGGAGTTCCTTGGAAGGAAAGAGTTGGACAAACATCTGGATTCTGATGAAGCTATTGTACTTGGTGCAGCTCTCCATGCAGCAAATCTGAGTGATGGAATCAAATTGAACCGTAAGCTTGGAATGGTGGATGGTTCTCCCTATGGATTCGTTATTGAGTTAGATGGCCCTGACCTCTTAAAGGATGAGAGCAGTAGGCAAGTTCTTGTACCACGCATGAAAAAACTCCCCAGCAAGGTAAATAAATGATATCGATATACTAAATCATGAATCTTTAGTAACATTCttaactatttttcttattgtatGACTTTTTTTACTTGCATGTATCATAGATGTACAGATCAGTCGTCCACAATAAGGATTTTGAGGTTTCACTTGCCTATGAGAATGATCTTTTGCCACCTGGTGTTGACGTTCCCACATTTGCTCAATATGCTGTTTCTGGTTTGACGGACACTAGTGAGAAGTAAGGACTGCCAAAAATCTGAGCAACTAGCAGATCTATTTAATGAAGCTGTGAGCTCGAGCTTAATAGATAATATGCTGCATTTTATATCTCAGTGTGATTTCTTGTTTGTACTCTTTAGGTATTCAACTCGGAACTTGTCATCTCCCATCAAGGCAACATTACACTTCTCACTCAGTAGAAGTGGAATTCTGTATTTCGATCGAGCAGATGCTGTTATAGAGATATCAGAATGGGTAGATGTACCTAAGAAGAATGTTTCAGTTGAGAATTCTACAATTGCTTCGTCCAATGCAACTGTGGAGGATTCTGGAAATACATCAGAAGGAAAGAATGACACATCGATCCCTGAAAATGGTGGGGCTGATGACACATCCAACCCTAGTACAGAGGAACAAGGTGCACCTGAGCCTGCTACTGAGAAAAAGCTGAAAAAGCGAACTTTCAGAATTCCACTAAAGGTTAGTGCAGTGGCTATTGTATTGTCaattattaagtttattaGCGATTAGACACTTTGTCTCTTGGAGTTATCTGGTACggattaatatatttttaacgCTTCCTTTTCTTGtcattctttgttttcttatatgaTTTAAAGATCATTGAGAAGACTGTGGGGCCAGGAGTTCCTCTTTCCAAAGAATATTTTGCTGAAGCCAAAAGTAAATTAGAAGCACTGGACAAAAAGGATgcagagagaagaagaacTGCTGAGCTTAAAAATAACTTGGAAGGTTACATATATGCTACCAAGGAGAAGGTTAGGGGTTCTTCATCATTCTTAAAATTCCTATGAGATCTTTTGAGTTCTTATTTATAAGAAgcataaataatattagtcAACTTTTATCctattaatttcaattagAAGACTTAATGTTGTCAAAACAGGAactaaaaaggggaaaaatTAGTGTTGTTAAGGCACAGTTGGGCACTCGCATGAGGTGAGAGGTGAGGCAAGGCCTTAACGCCTTGCAAGTACCCAAGGCGAGCATATTTGGTCAGGCGCTCTTGCCTTTTGCACCTTTCGGTCACCCTTGAATCAGGCTCTTGCCTTGTTCAATTgctcaactttttttagaaaatatcattCTTATCCAATAggatttaaagaaataaaaggaagtataaaagtttgtaaaggtagaattaaagaaaaatcaaataaaggaaggagaattgaagaagaaaaaaagtcaaagtagaaacaaaataaattttatttctatatctttgttcaaatacttttttctcAAGATTATATGAGTTAGTTTCTTTATAAtcttttgtattatatttatttatattattatttattattttattaactgCACCTCGCTTCAATCAGGTGACTAAAATGTTTGTTGCCTTAGAGTGCGCCTTGCACTTTGAAAAcactaagaaaaataaatcaaagcATGAAGTACTATATCGTTCAGTTGTTGGTTGTCTGTTGTTTTGTCTAAACTATTTGCCTGCctgaaaatttattgtttagtAATAGGTTGCTTACCTTCTCCTACTCCATCTCAGTTGATGAACTGTGCTCATTATCAATGAATATTGTTACTATGATATATACATAGTCATTATCTGCTTCCTCGTTTAGACCTTTCAAGGGTAAAAGTACtgtaatatttatatgttttcataATCAGATTTGGACCCTATTCCCTACTACTAGGCAAGAATGACacattgttcattttttcaaaacatttttctgGGTTTCCTCATCTATCCCTATTCCCTACTAGTACAGTATTTGTAGGCCACAGTGGCACGGTCTTCTCCTTTTTAGAAGTTTTCTACAACTTCTGCAGCAATACTTCTCATGCctatatttattgatttgttgtaTTCTTCATGCCAGTTTGAAACCTCCAATGAGTTGGAACAAGTTTGTACAAGCAAGGAACGTGAAGCTTTTAATGAGAAACTTGATGAGGTTAGGATCCCTTTTGATGGTATTGGGATGATGCTCATCATGAAGCTTATTTAACTACTTTTTCCTTTAGGTACAAGATTGGCTATATATGGATGGTGAAGATGCTTCTGCTACAGAATTTCAAGAACGCCTTGATATGTTAAAAGCCATTGGTGACCCAATATTCTTTAGGTACTTACGAATGACAGGAGTGCCTTTTTCTTTAGAGATTGACAGGAGTGCCTTATATGTCCGTAAATTGAATTGAGTTTAGCATCCCATTATTGGAGTGTTGTGTTACCAAGTTGGTGCAAGGAATTTGCGGATTTGATTGCAGTCTTGCGGGTAGGGATCAGACTCCAAAGTTTTACATAccgatcttttttttttttaatgtagaTTGAAAGAGCTCACTGCAAGACCTCAGGCTGTTGAAACAGTTCGCAAATATCTTCTTGACCTGCAAACGGTAAGCCTTTTAATTGttagagaaattattttaaatgacaactTTTTAAAGTACTTATAGCAAAATCTCACAGTCCATCTACGATTAACCGCGATAGACTACTGGATCATGATAAATAAAGATAGCAGTCTATCATGGTCTATCTTAGATAGActgtgatattttgtaaatattttagttcattttgctatatttgaaaaatctcatttttcacttttgtatttatttaaattttattttgtatgtgtttatattagatacctagattagtatagggttaGATATTTAGGCGGTTACTAAGATTAGTGATTATAAATAAGAAGTTGGTGAGCAAAGAAGGGGGAGTTGTTGAGTAGATAGGTCTTGAGTAGCATTCTCAAGAGCAGGGGTCCCAAGTACCACAAACTTGGATTATATTGTAGTTCTTAGTTTctcaatatatgaaatatactgattcttgttaggaagtacATGTGAAATCTTAATTAGTGGAACGTGAATGTTTCCATCAACTTTACGCTTAAGTCTTTTTTTGGGTTTCGTGTAACTTATCCCTTTTTGTCATAGGTggaataaatattaaattgtgtGCATTCTTCTCAGATACAGGGTTACAATAGTATATAACGAATTCCTATTTTTTCCATTATGTTTATTCCTTAAAAAAGTTATGACCCCttttttagaagtttaagAAAATCATCCAACAATATAACTTACTGTTCTCCTGTGAAAACTTTATGTGAAGATATCCAACtagaattaattagatttGGAGTATTATTACACTTCTTATCCACATCACTTTTAATAGTAAAGTTATCTCTTGGTGTTACTGTCATCCTAGTTTGTGTCATTTGACAAGTATTCTGTTATGATGATTAGGGTTCCTGTGATGTCTTTGCTTGCAAATCATAGTATAATTGTTTCAGTTTCTTTACCCTTTTTCCACCCTTTCTTCTTTGAACTGTGGAGGCTGAAAGGTTTTGGTTGATCAAGCTTGAGGAGGGTTATtgtgtttactttatttagaAACCTTCCATTTCATCCCCagttattttactttttgtgtgtgttttgaAGGATTCAAATCACTTGTGTTAATGCCCTATGCTTCTTAGCGGTGGTGTAGTATCTGTATAGCTCGAAGCTGAAGTTTGAATTGCCATGATGCAGGAATTTGTATTAGGTTCCTTTTTTTAGGATAAAGGTCGATTTCCTTGTCAAGTTGGTTTAATTGTTGTGTGAATTCATggttagaaagaaaatgagaagttTTTAGGTTTTGATAATTTGTAACTTACATGTGAAGAAATTTGAGGTCTACTGCATTTTAACGCTTCTCCTTTTGGATTCATTCCTCTGATCTATtgcacttctttttttctctctttctttcttttctctctcatttctttttcttcttctttttatttttttaaattttttaatttcaaattcgACCTTCTGTTTGATTACTAACAACTGAGGGTCTTCAATGTAATGTAGTCCTTTTTTTGGGTGCTTAACCCTTGAAAATtggtttctttaaaaaaattaacaagaaATTCACCTTTTGGCCTTCTTGAGCAATTTCAGATCATACAAAATTGGGAGACCAAGAAACCTTGGGttccaaaagaaagaatacaGGAGGTAAGGTTTTGCATTGTGTTGTTTCCTTTtgtattttagtatttatgagttattgattttgaattgcTCCCTTTTGATTCATAatgttttgagaaattttctgTGTGGCTTGTCTAGGTAAAAAGTGAAAGTGACAAGTTCAAGATCTGGTTGAATGAGAAGGAAGCTGAACAGAAGAAGTAAGTAATCTCTTAATTCTCAATGTCTAGTTTCTTTCATCCACCTGGTTTCAGTCTTATGTTATTTTGTCTGTGCATGTATTCTCTTGGTATCCTGGTATGTTCATCACTGCTACCGTTGATTTATTTCTGTTGGTTGGTTCTACCCTGTTAATCAATTTGTCCTGAATCGAGTGATCTTTTCCATACAAACGaactttgttaaaataatacaCAATTGGATGGGCCTCTTTTACTGGCTTCCTTCCAGACATTCGTCTGTTGACTGAAACAAAGTCCATATACTTCTAAATTAATTCTATTAATGTAGAAAACTATTATTTGTGGGTGTCAAGATTCTTAATCTCACCTCTTAATATGAGGAGTTTACTTGGGTTTCAGATTCTTTGACTAGTTTTAcattgaacaaaaaatatgaattttcgTTTGGACTTTATGTCCCTGAAAATTTGATGCTATTCAGTGTTATTATCATTCCAACATGATGCCTtctatatttatcatttataagCTTGAACAGTATTCCCCAACATATTGCCTATCAGTTCTCTTTTGACTTGATGCGTAATGTTTTCCTGAAGTTCGTAATAAgatcattattctttttgtgatttttgaaCTAGCAAAATTAGTTCAATCAGTCGTGCCTTTGATCTGGTTTGGTGATTATCATAGTTTGAATCCTCTTCCTTTGTACCcttgtatttttctaaaaaaaaaatattaaaagaaaaaagaaatccccTAGCAAAACTCGGTTCTTTTCCAACCTTTTTCTTAAAAGGGAAGttgttttaaatgacaatACTTAcagatatagcaaaatatcatttgCTATTTTGCAatacttgtaaatattttctttttgctatatttgaaaacaacccttttttaaaattatattaccACATTTTCCTTGCAAAATGgtcctaattaattttaaactttccaGTGTCcacttttatttcatttaaaactattatttgCTTTCGATCATCATCAAATTGAATAGTATTTAGAGTTTATTAGATTATTTTACGAACCCGTCCTCCTACTACTACTACAAAATGGCCCAAGTGTACTAAAGTGTTCTCTCTTGTGTAGGAATTCGGCATCTAGCCCACCAGTATTTACATCCGAAGACGTATACTCGAAGGCTTTTAACATTCAAGAAAAGGTATTGTACTGCTCTCAATTTGAATCTCATAAACAATCCCACAACTGTTGATTCAATGTATAGATAATGTGATAGCTGCCCTGGTAACTATCAAATAACATGCTAACATTATACCATTTTCCAGTACTACTGCTATATAACTAATATCTATATACTTACAGGTTACTAGCATCGATAAGATTCCCAAACCAAAGCCCAAGATCGAGAAACCTGTGAACGAATCAGCTAGCAGCaaagaagatgagaaaagCTCAGATTCAACAACAGATAAGAGTTCAACCAAAGGTGACGAATCGGTGAAGGACTCAGAGAGCCCAGCAAGTGAAAGTGCCGAGTCAGAGTCCGAATCCCAACCTGAATTGAACGAGCACGATGAGTTATAGATTAATAAATGATAGGTGATTAGTTTCAAGTTTTGAGTTCCTGCGTCCTAAATTCTAGATAGAGTTGAGAGATCCTTAGAGAGGAAGATAGAGAATGCAAAAGTGAGAGCAGTTGTTGCCATAATACTTATTTGTGTAACAAAAGACACTCCATTCTATGCCCACTTTCACTAAAACGTAGCTCTTAGCTTATACGTCAACAACTTTGCTAGTTTTGATCATTTGCTTTTTACAAACACcagaaattttgtttagtcTAATCATGtattaaatatcaatgatattAAGGGGATTAAAAAACATgtacatttcatttttgtttttgtttctgtttttccttttcactaACCTTTCTGTTGAATTTCTTTTGGAgaatgatttgtttttattattgtgaAGGGAAGTATTTTTTTGTAGTTGAAATGATTCTAGTTTAGCACATTCTTTTCCTTGGGGTTGGaggttcaaaattttattctgtatttatttagttaaaaaaaaaaaagaaggaaaagatgttcattttgtcaatttcttatataaagatatataaCACACATACAACATTGTATGAAACTGAAACTGTTTCAAAAGTAGATGGAAAGATCATTTTGTGAGGATGGATCGATACAATGATTAGTAAAAGTAGAAT
This is a stretch of genomic DNA from Cucumis sativus cultivar 9930 chromosome 4, Cucumber_9930_V3, whole genome shotgun sequence. It encodes these proteins:
- the LOC101207859 gene encoding heat shock 70 kDa protein 17, whose protein sequence is MASILMKFGLLLFVFSLIFYPSDSAVSSIDLGSESIKVAVVNLKPGQSPISIAINEMSKRKSPALVSFQSGTRLIGEEAAGLVARYPNKVFSQIRDIIGKPYKYTKRLTDSLYLPFDIVEDSRGAAGFKTDDNVTVFSVEELLAMLLAYASNLAEFHSKVQVKDTVISVPPFFGQAERRAVLQAAQLAGINVLSLINEHSGAALQYGIDKNFSNESKHVIFYDMGSSNTYAALVYFSSYNAKEYGKTVSVNQFQVKDVRWDPELGGQNMELRLVEYFADEFNKQVGDGVDVRNYPKAMAKLKKQVKRTKEILSANTAAPISVESLYDDRDFRSTITREKFEELCGDLWEKSLLPVKELLKHSGLKMADIYAVELIGGATRVPKLQAKLQEFLGRKELDKHLDSDEAIVLGAALHAANLSDGIKLNRKLGMVDGSPYGFVIELDGPDLLKDESSRQVLVPRMKKLPSKMYRSVVHNKDFEVSLAYENDLLPPGVDVPTFAQYAVSGLTDTSEKYSTRNLSSPIKATLHFSLSRSGILYFDRADAVIEISEWVDVPKKNVSVENSTIASSNATVEDSGNTSEGKNDTSIPENGGADDTSNPSTEEQGAPEPATEKKLKKRTFRIPLKIIEKTVGPGVPLSKEYFAEAKSKLEALDKKDAERRRTAELKNNLEGYIYATKEKFETSNELEQVCTSKEREAFNEKLDEVQDWLYMDGEDASATEFQERLDMLKAIGDPIFFRLKELTARPQAVETVRKYLLDLQTIIQNWETKKPWVPKERIQEVKSESDKFKIWLNEKEAEQKKNSASSPPVFTSEDVYSKAFNIQEKVTSIDKIPKPKPKIEKPVNESASSKEDEKSSDSTTDKSSTKGDESVKDSESPASESAESESESQPELNEHDEL